In Thunnus thynnus chromosome 11, fThuThy2.1, whole genome shotgun sequence, the following proteins share a genomic window:
- the LOC137193060 gene encoding T-cell-specific surface glycoprotein CD28-like, with product MKAGVLWMVIVCLSDGKVTTCSVETTVTVSHLSKVSISCPSNMANSELSYLLLLNDSCISRIRLSKESGSGVFSSQYEITANNSGVYICKKEVIYPPPYKEECHSTKVIVAEKQKTNETALEANQSCQVKSPLIPEVVLWAGCGVLLVYSLSITCITCSIVLRRKLKRDEEDTNEYVNTRPGEIRKHSKT from the exons ATGAAAGCGGGAGTCCTGTGGATGGTGATTGTGTGTCTGAGTGATGGAAAGGTCACAACATGCTCAG TGGAGACCACCGTCACAGTGTCACACCTCAGTAAAGTATCCATATCCTGTCCGTCAAACATGGCCAATTCCGAACTCAGCTACCTGCTCCTTCTCAATGACAGCTGCATCAGCCGAATACGTCTGTCCAAG GAGTCTGGTTCTGGAGTGTTCTCCAGTCAGTATGAAATCACAGCCAACAACAGTGGAGTGTACATCTGTAAGAAGGAGGTGATTTATCCTCCACCATACAAAGAGGAGTGTCACTCCACTAAAGTAATAGTGGCAG AAAAGCAGAAAACCAATGAGACTGCCCTAGAAGCCAATCAGAGCTGCCAAGTCAAGTCTCCACTCATCCCAGAAGTGGTGTTGTGGGCAGGATGTGGTGTTCTGTTGGTCTACAGCCTGTCAATCACATGCATCACCTGCAGCATTGTTCTACGG AGGAAGCTGAAGAGGGATGAAGAGGATACAAATGAGTATGTCAACACCAGACCTGGAGAGATAAGGAAACACAGCAAAACCTAA
- the cd28 gene encoding cytotoxic T-lymphocyte protein 4 has product MVLTQFMMEWIVLTVLSLCLPVWSAVKVIQPYRVVSTNGTAQVQCFLQPRPSYHQSEPSHDHTLPYPYPDPEDLRVSLLKGLNGTQKFCSCSLNLGLTKADVKKEGEVLCYAQVREGAVEVTVSGLKATDTDVYHCEIEVFYPPPYLRFTGNGTLIHVLDSSECPVPEAQRQITHQGDDESDESYERMAPVSVPVIVLLTLVMFVLIIMIYVQTLQCERGRREIASLFHKADAAAFSCDNIA; this is encoded by the exons ATGGTCCTGACTCAATTTATGATGGAATGGATTGTGTTGACAGTCCTCAGcctctgtctgcctgtgtggAGTG CTGTGAAGGTGATTCAGCCATACAGAGTAGTGAGCACCAATGGTACGGCACAGGTCCAGTGCTTTCTCCAACCTCGACCCTCCTATCACCAGAGCGAACCCTCCCACGACCACACTCTGCCATATCCCTACCCCGACCCTGAGGATCTCCGAGTGAGTCTGCTGAAAGGCCTCAACGGCACCCAGAAATTCTGCTCGTGCAGCCTCAACTTAGGGCTGACAAAGGCAGATGtgaagaaagaaggagag gtgctgTGCTACGCTCAGGTGAGGGAGGGTGCTGTGGAGGTGACAGTTTCCGGACTGAAGGCAACAGACACAGATGTGTATCACTGTGAGATAGAGGTCTTCTACCCACCACCATACCTGAGATTTACTGGCAATGGCACACTCATTCATGTCCTAG ACAGCTCTGAGTGTCCTGTGCCAGAGGCTCAGAGACAGATCACACACCAAGGTGATGATGAGAGTGATGAGAGTTATGAGAGGATGGCACCAGTGAGTGTTCCCGTGATTGTACTGCTGACACTGGTCATGTTTGTCCTCATCATCATGATCTATGTCCAG ACTCTCCAGTGTGAACGAGGGAGGAGGGAGATTGCCAGCCTGTTTCACAAAGCGGATGCtgctgcattttcatgtgacaACAttgcatga
- the LOC137193062 gene encoding uncharacterized protein, with protein sequence MTSCTINILIVFTIYLGFVLFPSNGFKVIQPQSQTVNPDGSALISCEHNANGSTVVDVRLNNVSLTDESTRSVLCQKGQKKYCENIVMYPENHNKYLFIILNIEEEAMNILYECEITVEKEDLDYRERGTPTRLLPGQRETKYVTHPPPPAQSHLLWWMLIGLLALMFLYSCVITSFYIKLRISSNDPENSTYVEMRKGPVPRRDYDIYCG encoded by the exons ATGACATCTTGTACCATCAACATCCTCATCGTCTTCACTATTTATCTGGGCTTTGTCCTCTTCCCGAGCAATG GTTTTAAGGTGATTCAGCCCCAGAGTCAGACTGTCAACCCAGATGGGTCAGCCTTGATCAGCTGTGAACACAACGCAAATGGGAGCACAGTGGTAGATGTCCGACTCAACAACGTATCATT AACAGACGAATCTACACGGTCAGTGCTCTGCCAGAAGGGACAGAAAAAATACTGTGAGAACATTGTCATGTATCCAGAGAATCACAACAAATACCTTTTCATCATTCTCAACATTGAGGAAGAGGCCATGAACATATTATACGAGTGTGAGATCACGGTGGAAAAAGAAGATTTGGATTATCGCGAGAGAGGAACACCAACCAGACTACTGCCAG GTCAAAGGGAGACAAAGTATGTTACCCACCCTCCACCTCCTGCTCAGTCTCATCTGTTGTGGTGGATGCTGATTGGTCTGCTGGCCCTGATGTTTCTGTACAGCTGTGTCATCACTTCCTTCTACATCAAACTGAGG atTAGCAGCAATGATCCCGAGAACTCCACTTATGTGGAAATGAGGAAAGGTCCTGTGCCAAGGAGAGACTATGATATCTACTGTGGGTAG